Genomic DNA from Lactuca sativa cultivar Salinas chromosome 8, Lsat_Salinas_v11, whole genome shotgun sequence:
aaagggagtgcaagttcacgaaagtgaaagctgtagagcaaagttatggttagagtatttcgagtatggttttgagcatcgtgttcgcggcagtgaagtaggaacccatccggtttgggatgtctgtcgaaaatcagaagggatgcagggggagagagaatcttgaattctcagtgtgattctgatcagggtatagggtggatattagtggttcatcctgggagatgttcgaggatatcatcagtgtaacGGGGCTTCCAACCTGTGGGTGTTGGGGGCTAGTTCAGcaggtgtatgtgattgcaagaggagaactcgtgagagttgctctaaGAGTGAGgatgggtctctcagtcggtccAGAATGGACAaattgggctttggatcggggatccggtggttcatggtttcctaacccttaagggtcgggtgattgttgagatttagagcagagttgcatcttgggtaattctcggttacagagagtgatgggcagtacagagatcgtgcttcagtcaacagagcagattcagcaggttagacagaggtcattgaccgcccagagccaacaagaaagttatgcagacagacgccggtccgagcttgagtttcaggtcggcgacttcgtactcctgaaggtctctccttggaaaggagtgattcgattcgggaagaggggcaagttggggccccggtatattgggccatttcgtgtgattgcaagaataggccgggtagcctatcgtgtAGAGTTgctagcagagttggggcagatccacgacacttttcatgtgacgcaattgaggaagtgtatagccgatgagtcggcagtggttccattagaggatattcaggtggatgcgagcctgaattatgccgagagaccagtggccatcagggatcggaagatcaaggttctgaggaacaaggaggtacctctggtgttggttcagtggcaacaccggaagggatcgaaaatgacttgggagccggagcgtgagatgcgggatcagcatccggagctattttcagagtgagacttcgagggcgaagtctattcctagtgggggagagttgtatcagctcggaattccaggtattgttatatttatgatttttgggtgttttaagaggggactcggcgagttggagcctagactcgccgagtaggattgcggatctggtcgcgggttcgcgactggactcgacgagtccggatatggactcgacgagtctgcgctgtttagcgaaaaccctaaccgttcagggttgggacgtatatgagggaccttatggccgtcattgttcaccctagtcctttgagagaaaccctaattcgattgtgagcatctggagcaaggtagaagaccattgtgGATTTTGGaggtgttgttttgcaaggaagaggagcagttctgaccttagaaatgaggaccttacgtgatgaatcagtctaggaaggccagacctatgaatggtcggagcagttctgaccttagaaagcagtttgagcggttgcatggcatggactcgccgagtccgatgaacaggctcggcgagtagcttgaagattaactgggactcgtcgagttgttcttcagactcggcgagttgagtcggggagGCCCCGCGATTCGTCCagtaggaactcgtcgagtcaagggggatactcgacgtgtagaaagggaatcttagagaatcggtgagtcaagggcgagtggactcagagttgttgaactcggcgagtcttggggtgactcggcgagttagaacgcgggttgagtgaagttctgagtatggggactcggcgagtcatagggttgactcggcgagtagggtcagtcaggggttgactttgaccttgtctttgaccaaggattgaccagtggttccaggggtattttggtaattgttgtttattgtttgagttcagtgcattggtggctgtccagaggtggagatcgtatccgtgatcggagcagcttgagctatctgttcagtcggcagtttcgaggtgagttatcctcactatatcgctagggttcatGGCACTAAGGctgacccttttatcggatggaaatccgggtagttgttattacatgatatgggccggaaggcattgctatgtggaccggaaggtcatggcctggaaaggcgtatgtatgcatttagtatgttgactgatttgtagggtaatgttatgctagtgaccggctagaccggtatcttgtttagagtaatgctatgatatgtgatctgttgatcgattattgtctgtgaattgctatatgattatgtgttatgattgctagatctggggtgtgacccgatatgtagggtcgttctatgatttgttatgttatgtatgcattttatgctatgggccggaaggcaatatgttatgggccggaaggcaatatgttgtgttgtggaccggaaggtcggcgtgggtaggaccggaaggtttacccagcagggacggaagtcccctgagacacatggaccggaaggtcgtggcctggaagggcgtatatgtggttggtattttgggggtatctcactaagctttcgggcttacagttgtggttttatgtttcaggttctcaagagtctgtggcaaggcaaaggcgtgatcgtaccgttcctcgcgttgatgtttatgatatgaacctgggaaaatactctgttaaataatgtattgaaaaccttttgtaacaacgttattaaaatgagtggtttttgaaaagttttaattgttttgaaattttggacgttacaagaaatgcttaagagcacaagtGAAGCAAAGGTGCTTGAAAAGTCTAATTCCAAattttccatggacattgataatggtgACAATGGTGGTCCAGAAAAGAtttatcttcccaatggaaagggtcggccaaggtcaaacattttgattgcatagtaaagagaaaggtatgttctgagatagttccatgtgttatccccaaagagtccatttgtttctattttaaattgaaaggacattggttgcgaagctgcccaaagtatCTGAAAGATCTCAGAGATAGTGAAGTCAAGATGTGTGACTCTATTTCATGTACATCCATTATCAAACTTCATTATTTCTATTCATAAACTCTTAgtacatgatgatgatgatgatgatcacattttgatgtcaTTACatgatctaagagaaagaaggaagcttaagtaCAGCTAAATTTGATCGTGGGAATGGTCTTCGGttacatggttcgatgatcaaaatTTGGAGCTACTATTTAGGAGTTAGAataatttaatagattgttattgctcTAAAGAAAgttctagaaacatagttttcatttcatgtGTTTAAAGGAAAAAGTTccaatttttgtttatttttaataaaagtgAAATATTGGTTCATCCAGTTTCCTTAGTTTATATTTCCCTGCAAATTGCATTTATAAAAGTGTTGGTTACTTTTCTAATAAtagcaatattaattgtggatttgattcttatgatatcgCTTGTAGGTATTGTCATATTTAACCAAGTGATAAGAGttttcatcaccaagtttcaaATTTTTTAGAAACTAGGAGTCATGCAATTCGAATTGCGTAGTGTATGAGAATCTTATTCATTgcaaaattatgactaattcattgatcacgtGTTTGTGTGAGTTGAAGTGAAGGAGTAATGGATCTAGTATATATTGATATGGACTCTTCAAATCCACCACAAAAGGACGATAacactattcgtcataatttattaAGTATGGttatgtttataagattaagcataattatgatactttgaaaagattcaaagagtagcaTAATGAATAGAAGAGTCTATTAGGCGGAAAGAtacaagtttctccaatctgaaaggaaaagagagtactttagcatcacgttttatgattatattaatgcTTGATCCTTGTAAagcatcttagtgcaattgtttgactaagaagtggaatcagatattgttgaaatggttcaatcaaCAGATTAGTCATACTTTGTTTCcgatcaagttttagagtcatgcTCTAGTTACTACAAATCGTATcttaaaacttattttatactAGGTAGGTTTTTAACACTTTTTGAAATGTTGAGCAATAattttttcttactctagcatatttagaattggagttgtgatgtttttgataaaacaaaggaTAAACTGAGTCTAattctatgaagtgttttgttATCGGGAATCCAcacgaacttttgaatatttgttttagctcatCAAGGAATGTTGCTTGAGagaaaaacttatatgtcaagaagtcagtaggagtcttattGAACTTGAGAGTTTCAATTGTCAATCTAGAATAAacattttagttatcactagcacacgaattgaggttgtTAACTAGTCGTGTATAATAATTCTAAACAGACTCCATTTTTGGGGCACAACAAGAATTTTTATTCGCAAGTAATGTCCGAGGTCTCTTCAATCATTATGGAAATTCCATTGTCTCTGCGATTAATATCTTACCTAGAAAGGAAAGGGGTAGTCAAATCCGATAATTTACGATCAATTCattcaatattttcttttttagaGGACAACTTTTCACATTTAAATTATGTATTAGATATACTAATACCTTACCCAGCCCATCTGGAAATCTTGGTTCAGGCTCTTCGCTATTGGATAAAAGATGCTTCCTCTTTGCATTTATTAAGATTCTTTCTCCATGAGTGTCATAATTGGGATAGTCTGATTACTTCAAATTCAAAGAAAGCCAGTTcttctttttcaaaaagaaatcacAGACTATTCTTCTTCCTATATACTTCTCATTTATGTGAATATGaatccggcttcctctttctcCGTAACCAATCTTCTCACTTACGATCAACATCTTCTGGAGCCCTTATTGAACGAATATATTTCTATGGAAAAATAGATCATCTTGCAGAAGTCTTTGCCAGGGCTTTTCAAGCGAATTTATGGTTGTTCAAAGATCCTTTCATGCATTATGTTAGGTATCAAGGAAAATCCATTCTTGGTTCAAAAGGGACGTTTCTTTTGATGAATAAATGGAAATATTACTTTGTCAATTTCTGGAAATCTTATTTTTACATGTGGTCTCAACCAGGAAGGATTTATATAAACCAATTATCCAATCATTCCCTTGACTTTCTGGGTTATCGTTCAAGTGTGCGGCTAAAGCCTTCAATGGTACGCAGTCAAATGCTAGAAAATGCATTTATAATTGAAAATGCTATTAAGAAGTTTGAGACTATTGTTCCAATTATGCCTTTGAATGGATCATTGGCTAAATATAAATTTTGGAATGCATTGGGGCATCCTATTGGTAAGGCGATTTGGGCCGATTTCTCAGATTCTGATATTATTGACCGCTTTGGGCGTATATACAGAAATCTTTCTCATTATCATAGtggatcttcaaaaaaaaaaaaagtttgtatcGAGTAAAGTATATACTTCGACTTTCTTGTGCTAGAACTTTAGCTCGTAAGCATAAAAGCACTGTACGTGCTTTTTTGAAAAGATTCGGCTCGGAATTATTAGAAGAATTCTTTACGGAAGAAGAACAAGTTTTTTCCCTGACCTTTCCAAGGGTTTCTTCCATTTCGCGAAGGTTATCTAGAAGGCGGATTTGGTATTTGGATATTATTTGTATCAATGATTTGGCCAATCATGAATGATTCGTTATGAAACCttgtaaatataaatttcatcACTAAATAATCTAATAAATACTAAATAATCTAATAAATACTAAATAATCTAATCAATAATGTAAATAATGAAGAGCTAACAAAAAATTATTTCTTTCTATTCTGAAATGTTGATGTAGTATGTAGTAAGGATGAAATCAACTGAGTATTCAATCTTTTCTTGTCTAATGAAGGAACTGAGTTTTAGATGTATACAGAGGGAAAGCCGTGTGCAATGAAAAATGCAAGCACGGCTTGGGGAGGGATTTTTACTTATTTAACTTTAACAAGGAAATTATCTACTCCATCCGACTAGTTCCGGGTTCGAATCCCGGGCAACCCATTGTCATAATGAAATTAAATTATATGCATAGTGTATagaaatcctttttttttttatttttgcaaaCCGCTTTTGATTTACAAAAAATTGAACTAGATCCAGATAGATATTGGTTGACACGGGCATATAAGTCATGTTATACTGTTAAATAACAAGCCTTTAGTTTTCCATTTGAAAATTCGTGCGCTTGGGAGTCCCTGATAATTAAATAAACCAAGATTTTACCATGACTGCAATTTTAGAGAGACGCGAAAGCGAAAGCCTATGGGGGCGCGATGGAATATACCATTGTGGTAGCCGAAACGGCGGATTCCCCTGCTACATTACAATACCTCGCTCCTTATACAGGAGCAGCTCTGGCTGAATATTTTATGTACCGTGAACGACACACTTCAATCATTTATGATGATCCCTCTAAACAAGCCCAAGCTTATCGCCAAATGTCTCTTCTATTACGAAGACCGCCTGGGCGCGAAGCTTATCCAGGGGATGTTTTTTATTTACATTCATGCCTTTTGGAAAGAGCTGCTAAATTAAGTTCTCTTTTAGGTGAAGGAAGTATGACCGCTTTACCAATAGCGGAAACCCAATCGGGAGATGTTTTGGCTTATATTCCTACTAATGTCATTTCGATTACTGATGGACAAATATTCTTATCTGTTGATCTATTCAATGCTGGAATCCGACCCGCTATTAATGTGGGGATCTCTGTTTCCAGAGTGGGGTCTGCAGCTCAAATTAAAGCTATGAAACAAGTAGCCGGTAAATTAAAATTGGAACTGGCACAATTCGCAGAATTAGAAGCTTTTGCACAATTTGCTTCTGATCTCGATAAAGCTAATCAGAATCAATTGGCAGGAGGTCAACGCTTACGTGAATTGCTTAAACAATCCCAATCCGCCCCTCTCGGGGTAGAAGAACAGGTACTGATTATTTATACCGGAACAAATGGTTATCTTGATTCATTAGAAATTGGACAGGTAAGGAAATTTCTTGTTGAGTTACGTACTTACTTAAAAACCAATAAACCgcagtttcaagaaataatatcttctaccaagacattcACCGAGGAAGCAGAAGCCATTTTGAAAGAAGCTATTAAGGAACAGAGGGAACGTTTTATACTTCAGGAACAAGCAGCCTAAACAAATTGATCACCTTTTtcaataattttttaaataaaataaaaagggtaCTCAAGCGTTTCGAAGTCAAATcattcaaaatttattttttgatATCTAAATCTAAAAAAATATCTGGAAAAAAATTGCGTCCAATAGGATTTGAACCTATACCAAAGGTTTAGAAGACCTCTGTCCTATCCATTAGACAATGGACGCTTTTCATTGCGATTTTTTAGTAGTTTTACTTTCTGAtcttttatttgaaaaaataCGAATCTAATATAGTAGGATTTCTGTAAGAAAATTATTTGAATTGTATATTCAATGATGAATGATGTATTAATTAGAGTCTATTAGagtatttaataatatataaatatagtaAGATAATAGAATAAATCTATAAGTAGAGGCTATAGAGCGGGTAGTGGGAATCGAACCCGCATCGTTAGCTTGGAAGGCTAGGGGTTATAGTCGACGTCGATTCATCATTTTTAACGTCTCTAATTCAAAACCGAACATGAAACTTTGGTTTCATTCGGCTCCTTTATGGAAAATGGATAAATTGCTAGATTTCAGATGTGAACCAACTTACAAAAAAAATGATACCCATAACATCTATGTCAGCTTTTTGTTTGAATATATTCAATTCAAAACGTCTCACATCAATCACCTGACCCCTACCTCCTATAGGTAATTTTAGACAAGTTTGAAACGTTCTCATTTTTGTGCACCTTCCAGATGAGTTgacaatgcttatgagttctagtTTTTAATTTAACTACAAAAGAAAAAAGCACGTTGGTCAGTGAAAGAACATTGATAAATATGGGTGAGCTGCTAACAACACAGAAGCACTAGTAGGAACTTGTGCTACAAGAGGGAAATGAATTTAGAATAACGAAGTTCAGTCCATAAATGAAAGCTAATTCTAAGTTTACCTTTTTCCAAGACCTTCTCTTATGATCataggttggaaatgatagattcacatgaATGGGAACgtatataccataaaatctaggtgggAAAGTTTTCGCTCTCATTCATGAGAataattatgaggaaacacttttgtTAAGTGGATTTTATACAATCTGGTAAAGATCAGTATGGATATTGGTtatgataattgcattctcaaattcacaatatgattacgacatccctcttcataatttgaattatgagaaatgCGAAGCAATTGTTTGAACCTTCAAGACTTTTAGTTATGAGCTATAAAAGTGTTTGAACATAAACATATTCTATCCAATGAAGGTGTATAAGCTATAGAAGTCAAATTGGAGACTTATCAAAGCATCGCGTAACATAACAGTGTACTTTAGTATGAAAGTCAAGAGTGTTGATTTCTAGAATTCCAGTTCatttatgggtacatgtcaaagctagtgcgagcataattgttatgttaaATATTGCAGTTTGGCAATATTGTTGGTGGGGAACAAGGTTTTCAATTTgcaaatttcaaaagtttgacAATTGTTTCGCTACAATAGACTCATACTTCGTTCGAATTTAAAGGATTAGATTGTATAGTTtaatgaatatcatgttgaaatggttcaacataggaGATTCGatatatagaaatattatagcaagagattgaACATGTATGAAATCCTTATGTAAGACATAATGAATTGAgtctcatatgcttcagatataggatcgattacatatgctataatattcagtTGTTCTGATTTTTCTAAATGCCTTGGGCATTGATAGGAAAAAGGTCTAGACCTTCGTGTGAATAGAGTTGTTAAACTAAtgtcaagaacattctaaggtTATGCCAAAAGATTGACGGCTTGTAAATAGTTGCAAGTATGGTACTGTTTGGAAGGATCATAGTGACATGTTTTAGATTAAGATGATTCATTATCAAAGTTGATGGTCGTACGGGaatatagaaatgtttccataatgggagttgattATTAAATCTACATGTGACTTGGAAACTCTAAACCAAGAAAGGTGTTCAAGTAGTGaaccttgaatttgagacttcactaccatggaattgtttctagtaacGAAGTTCCTATGGGACATTATGTAGTATCGGTGGCTCAATCTTTGTGACTTTGAGGCCTCGACATAATAGAAGGTCGATGCATGTAAGGTTGgcattccaaattttttttattgaaaataatttggaattttgaaatggGCATCTTTTTAATAGTGTCCAGTCAATCTGTTCAGAAAGGAAGGCCCATGGATAGACATAGTACGCATGTTTATACCATTGCATGACTGAtgttatttaattcaagtggttagttgattactcgaaaaaTTATACAATAAATAAAGTCGTAATTATTATGGTGACCAAATAATAAGAGTTTTACTTATATTCAATGAGTTTTAAGACCATAGTTAGTTAGTTTATtattttgtttcactttgcatgttttcctTCCTAGATAATTCGGTTATTCGAAATTCCACATTcactcatacttttggaagtaagtagtgaattaagactgtcgtgAATCGAATTATAGATTGTCTGTGGAGATTAGACATTGCAATAagattgctacaatgttcatgagtacttagaaagtGGAGAtatgagtattggataaacccacgcttagagaattacttcatgaaatttgtcacgagtaattctgagatgataatatcttataatattaaaagggagatatatgagttgtagtttacgagttagttgtgcattgatgatacatAAACACATcactaacttgatgttataaaacatattattgtgtatgatctgatgagtaaatgttataagtatataagtcaaagtttattcgttcctttttccctaatgggAAAAGCCATATCTTTCGGCCCctcagtgatttggtgttgacttataatgTTGGGCCCAGCTAGGAGTAAATTGATGTGATCAATTATAAGTCCTATATCCTTACAAATCATTAATCCGGAAACAAAGTCTCAGACA
This window encodes:
- the LOC122195262 gene encoding ATP synthase subunit alpha, chloroplastic — its product is MEYTIVVAETADSPATLQYLAPYTGAALAEYFMYRERHTSIIYDDPSKQAQAYRQMSLLLRRPPGREAYPGDVFYLHSCLLERAAKLSSLLGEGSMTALPIAETQSGDVLAYIPTNVISITDGQIFLSVDLFNAGIRPAINVGISVSRVGSAAQIKAMKQVAGKLKLELAQFAELEAFAQFASDLDKANQNQLAGGQRLRELLKQSQSAPLGVEEQVLIIYTGTNGYLDSLEIGQVRKFLVELRTYLKTNKPQFQEIISSTKTFTEEAEAILKEAIKEQRERFILQEQAA
- the LOC128127905 gene encoding maturase K-like; protein product: MLKSTSEAKVLEKSNSKFSMDIDNGDNGGPEKIYLPNGKVVYNNSKQTPFLGHNKNFYSQVMSEVSSIIMEIPLSLRLISYLERKGVVKSDNLRSIHSIFSFLEDNFSHLNYVLDILIPYPAHLEILVQALRYWIKDASSLHLLRFFLHECHNWDSLITSNSKKASSSFSKRNHRLFFFLYTSHLCEYESGFLFLRNQSSHLRSTSSGALIERIYFYGKIDHLAEVFARAFQANLWLFKDPFMHYVRYQGKSILGSKGTFLLMNKWKYYFVNFWKSYFYMWSQPGRIYINQLSNHSLDFLGYRSSVRLKPSMVRSQMLENAFIIENAIKKFETIVPIMPLNGSLAKYKFWNALGHPIGKAIWADFSDSDIIDRFGRIYRNLSHYHSGSSKKKKVCIE